In Hamadaea flava, a genomic segment contains:
- a CDS encoding VOC family protein yields MTTKGIKTVLHPVSDLGKAKEVYAALLGIQPQTDSSYYVGFDIGGQHVGLVLGGGPQAMTAPVTYWEVDDIEAKLAEVVAAGGTVNDPVREVGGGRIVATVTDPDGNVLGLLQDR; encoded by the coding sequence ATGACCACCAAGGGCATCAAGACCGTCCTTCACCCGGTCTCCGACCTCGGCAAGGCCAAGGAGGTGTACGCCGCGCTGCTCGGCATCCAGCCGCAGACGGATTCGTCCTACTACGTCGGGTTCGACATCGGTGGCCAGCATGTCGGGCTGGTGCTGGGCGGCGGCCCGCAGGCGATGACCGCACCGGTGACGTACTGGGAGGTGGACGACATCGAGGCGAAGCTCGCCGAGGTGGTGGCCGCCGGCGGCACCGTCAACGACCCCGTACGCGAGGTCGGCGGCGGCCGGATCGTCGCGACCGTCACCGACCCCGACGGCAACGTCCTCGGTCTGCTGCAGGATCGCTGA
- a CDS encoding ATP-binding protein translates to MTAVQAGISTREAEVLALLGEHLSNAEIAARLFISVRTVETHVSSMLRKLDAPDRRALAQLAVEWGRAARGGDVTLGLPAPVTSFVGRAQERAALAAAVTTHRQVSAVGPGGVGKTRLALAVAGDVAPEFPDGVWFVDLVPITDAAMVGATVAAAVGVGEQQGRGIDDTVISALADRRALLVLDNCEQVRDGVAPFLERLLAGAPKLTVLATSRARLMVPFERVHPIPPMSLTGDDDSDAVALFLDRAAAVGSPVAAEQREQVAEICRGLDGVALAIELAAARLPMLGLDGLSGVLADQLRVLTGGARADDRHRSVRAMLDWSVALLDPADRTLLHRIAVFVAPFTVDAAAQVGGATMDGLARLTEQSLLSATPAPGGMRYRTLATIRQYGLEQLAASGELDGVRAEQLRWCLAIAAGLAQDPKPGAGPWRARFDDVADDMRAVLGWAVTAADHRADAYALAVALANLAFTRNLIGEAQQRYEQAAALTDDPYAAGAALRQAAAVAGCRMRGDDMYRLYYAAAETARSVGDDAGTARDLATAAATVYRFSGTFAELPPAGEAAALLAEAQELAGDDPAASAAVALAECGVFSDTAEADLPEAVKRAERAVDLARTSGDPLAHSAALDALAAVQCWAGDTFATAASSRQRVDLLAKVPATPAAALERTNALSEAAESSVGVGDLAAARRWGEQLRDLPLLAERGDFATSRLLLADALAGNAEGVLAACGRFRDAWGLSGGLHTPTLATAAAAVAMIHGLRGDETARAEWLGVVDELDVAPELKAGYNAVFDAIVLLHEGRADEAFALLATEPDEMSEWAIWVWRHWYLAVRAEAAALSGQPDARDQIAAARPIVAGNSIASAHLDRAEALLDNDSSRVLAAAAAFEAAGSRYQRARTLVLAGGDHAKQGVAALADLGLAPSTP, encoded by the coding sequence GTGACGGCGGTCCAGGCGGGCATTTCCACGCGCGAGGCCGAGGTGCTGGCCCTGCTCGGGGAGCACCTCAGCAACGCGGAGATTGCCGCGCGATTGTTCATCTCGGTCCGGACGGTGGAGACCCACGTCTCCTCGATGCTGCGCAAGCTCGACGCCCCGGACCGGCGGGCCCTCGCCCAGCTCGCGGTGGAGTGGGGTCGCGCGGCGCGCGGCGGCGACGTGACGCTCGGGCTGCCCGCCCCCGTGACCTCCTTCGTCGGGCGGGCGCAGGAACGCGCGGCCCTGGCCGCGGCGGTCACGACTCATCGCCAGGTCAGTGCGGTCGGCCCCGGCGGTGTGGGCAAGACCCGCCTTGCGCTGGCGGTCGCGGGGGACGTCGCCCCGGAATTCCCCGACGGCGTGTGGTTCGTCGATCTTGTCCCGATCACGGACGCCGCGATGGTCGGCGCCACGGTCGCCGCGGCGGTCGGCGTGGGCGAGCAACAGGGCCGCGGCATCGACGACACAGTCATCTCCGCGCTCGCCGACCGGCGCGCGCTGCTCGTTCTCGACAATTGCGAGCAGGTACGCGACGGAGTGGCGCCCTTCCTCGAACGGCTGCTCGCCGGCGCCCCGAAACTGACCGTGCTGGCGACCAGTCGCGCCCGGCTGATGGTGCCGTTCGAACGGGTGCACCCGATTCCGCCGATGTCCTTGACGGGCGACGACGACTCCGACGCGGTGGCCCTGTTCCTCGACCGGGCCGCGGCGGTCGGCTCGCCGGTCGCTGCCGAGCAGCGGGAACAGGTCGCCGAGATCTGCCGCGGGCTCGACGGGGTGGCGCTGGCCATCGAGTTGGCCGCCGCGCGGCTGCCGATGCTCGGCCTCGACGGGCTGAGCGGCGTACTCGCGGATCAGTTGCGCGTGCTGACCGGTGGCGCCCGCGCGGACGACCGGCACCGCTCCGTACGCGCGATGCTCGACTGGAGCGTCGCCCTGCTCGACCCGGCCGACCGTACGCTGCTGCACCGGATCGCCGTGTTCGTCGCACCGTTCACTGTGGACGCAGCTGCCCAAGTCGGCGGAGCGACGATGGACGGACTGGCTCGGCTGACCGAGCAGAGCCTGCTGTCGGCGACCCCGGCCCCGGGCGGCATGCGGTACCGGACGCTGGCGACCATCCGCCAATACGGCCTGGAACAGCTCGCCGCGAGCGGTGAGCTGGACGGCGTACGCGCTGAGCAGCTGCGCTGGTGCCTGGCCATCGCGGCGGGGTTGGCCCAGGACCCCAAACCGGGCGCGGGACCGTGGCGGGCGCGGTTCGACGACGTCGCCGACGACATGCGTGCCGTGCTCGGCTGGGCGGTGACCGCCGCGGATCATCGTGCCGACGCGTACGCCCTCGCCGTCGCGTTGGCGAACCTGGCGTTCACTCGGAACCTGATCGGTGAGGCGCAGCAGCGCTACGAACAAGCCGCCGCCCTGACCGACGACCCGTACGCCGCCGGCGCGGCCCTGCGGCAAGCAGCCGCCGTCGCGGGTTGCCGGATGCGCGGCGACGACATGTATCGGCTCTACTACGCGGCAGCCGAGACCGCGCGCAGCGTCGGGGACGACGCTGGAACCGCGCGGGATCTGGCCACCGCCGCCGCCACCGTCTACCGGTTCTCCGGCACCTTCGCCGAACTGCCGCCAGCCGGTGAGGCAGCCGCGCTGCTCGCCGAGGCGCAGGAGCTGGCGGGGGACGATCCAGCGGCGTCGGCCGCCGTGGCACTGGCCGAATGCGGCGTCTTCAGCGACACCGCCGAGGCGGACCTGCCGGAGGCGGTCAAGCGCGCGGAGCGGGCCGTCGACCTCGCTCGCACCAGTGGCGATCCGCTGGCGCACAGCGCCGCGCTCGACGCGCTCGCCGCGGTCCAGTGCTGGGCGGGTGACACGTTCGCCACCGCCGCCTCCTCCCGCCAGCGCGTCGACCTGCTCGCCAAGGTTCCGGCGACACCGGCCGCCGCCCTCGAACGCACGAACGCCCTGTCCGAGGCGGCCGAGTCCTCCGTCGGCGTCGGCGACCTGGCCGCCGCCCGCCGCTGGGGCGAGCAACTCCGGGATCTGCCGCTGCTGGCCGAACGCGGCGACTTCGCGACCTCGCGCCTGCTGCTCGCCGACGCGCTCGCCGGGAATGCCGAGGGCGTACTGGCTGCTTGCGGTCGGTTCCGCGACGCGTGGGGACTGTCGGGCGGGCTGCATACGCCCACCCTCGCCACCGCAGCGGCGGCCGTCGCGATGATCCACGGTCTCCGGGGCGACGAAACCGCCCGCGCCGAATGGCTGGGGGTCGTCGACGAACTCGATGTCGCCCCGGAGCTGAAAGCCGGCTACAACGCCGTGTTCGACGCGATCGTGCTCCTTCACGAGGGTCGGGCCGACGAGGCGTTCGCGCTCCTGGCGACCGAACCCGACGAGATGAGCGAGTGGGCCATCTGGGTGTGGCGGCACTGGTATCTCGCCGTACGCGCCGAAGCCGCGGCCCTGTCCGGACAGCCGGACGCCCGCGACCAGATCGCCGCCGCCCGCCCGATCGTGGCCGGCAACTCGATCGCTTCCGCCCACCTCGACCGCGCGGAAGCGTTGCTGGACAACGACTCCAGCCGCGTACTCGCCGCCGCGGCGGCGTTCGAGGCCGCGGGCAGCCGCTACCAGCGGGCGCGGACGCTCGTCCTCGCCGGCGGCGACCACGCGAAACAGGGCGTGGCTGCCCTGGCCGACCTCGGCCTCGCCCCCAGCACGCCATGA
- a CDS encoding SRPBCC family protein, with protein MPVTDVQPDIDNLTLTIIADFAAPVERIWQVYADPRQLEKVWGPPTYPATVVEHDLTPGGRVTYVMTGPEGDKHAGYWLVTAVDEPTGFAFDDGFADEDFKPLSDLPVSRNTYRFDAHDGGTRATYVSTYETAEGLQQVLDMGVVEGATLSINQIDSLVA; from the coding sequence ATGCCGGTTACCGACGTCCAGCCGGACATCGACAACCTGACCTTGACCATCATCGCGGACTTCGCCGCGCCGGTGGAGCGGATCTGGCAGGTGTACGCCGACCCGCGCCAGCTGGAGAAGGTGTGGGGCCCGCCGACCTACCCGGCGACGGTGGTCGAGCACGACCTGACGCCCGGCGGTCGCGTCACGTACGTCATGACCGGGCCGGAGGGCGACAAGCACGCCGGATACTGGCTGGTCACGGCGGTCGACGAGCCGACCGGCTTCGCCTTCGACGACGGGTTCGCCGACGAGGACTTCAAGCCGCTGTCAGACCTGCCCGTCTCGCGGAACACCTACCGGTTCGACGCCCACGACGGCGGCACCCGGGCCACCTACGTGAGCACGTACGAGACCGCCGAAGGACTGCAGCAGGTGCTCGACATGGGCGTCGTGGAGGGTGCCACGCTGTCGATCAACCAGATCGACTCGCTGGTCGCCTGA
- a CDS encoding ArsR/SmtB family transcription factor: MTESEDRADALFHALADRTRRDILRRVLAGEHSVSALAEKYEMSFAAVQKHVAVLEKAGLITKRRNGREQLASGDVEAVRSVRSMLTELEQIWRGRITRIDALIASDFDQED, encoded by the coding sequence GTGACCGAGAGCGAAGATCGGGCAGACGCCCTGTTCCACGCGCTCGCCGACCGCACGCGACGCGACATCCTGCGCCGGGTGCTGGCCGGAGAGCACTCCGTCTCGGCACTCGCGGAGAAGTACGAGATGAGCTTCGCCGCGGTCCAGAAGCACGTCGCCGTGCTGGAGAAGGCCGGGCTGATCACCAAGCGGCGCAACGGCCGCGAACAGCTGGCCAGTGGCGACGTGGAGGCCGTGCGGTCGGTGAGGTCCATGCTCACCGAGCTGGAACAGATCTGGCGTGGCCGCATCACACGCATCGACGCGCTCATCGCGTCGGATTTCGACCAGGAGGATTGA
- a CDS encoding glycoside hydrolase domain-containing protein: MRKVMAAAAVLAALIAPSAAAPATAAVAVAAVAPQPGTYVGKGFDTCTAPSQSAMNAWKASSPYGAVGIYISGSSRSCSQPNLTATWVSNQVAKGWRLIPIELDYQAPCGTRTPKMSSDPTTARSQGASRATSAVNAAKALGIPAGSAIYNDIEQYPTSASCRAAVLSYLSGWTVQLHALGYLSGMYSSGSSGVLDVCNAYDDPQYTRLDHLWIAWWNGVANTAGGQYCADTAYPNHQRLHQYSGDVTETWGGVTIKIDRNYLDVSTVVTEPPAEWSTIVDNSDTSRFTASASWGTSSYSTQRYGADYRFADPVAASDPAWYKVSIPETATYDVSVWYPANTGYNSATPYVVVTSTGSQSVVVSQQASGGQWVSLGVFTLAAGDSDKVGVSRWTTGTGYVIADAIRVTRV; the protein is encoded by the coding sequence ATGAGAAAGGTGATGGCCGCCGCGGCCGTCCTCGCAGCTTTGATCGCACCCTCGGCGGCTGCGCCCGCGACTGCGGCCGTGGCGGTGGCGGCCGTCGCGCCCCAGCCGGGAACCTACGTGGGCAAGGGTTTCGACACCTGCACCGCGCCTTCGCAGTCGGCGATGAACGCGTGGAAGGCCAGCTCGCCGTACGGGGCGGTGGGCATCTACATCAGCGGCTCCAGCCGGTCCTGCTCCCAGCCCAACCTCACCGCGACGTGGGTGTCCAACCAGGTCGCCAAGGGCTGGCGGCTCATCCCGATCGAGCTCGACTATCAGGCCCCCTGCGGCACGCGTACGCCGAAGATGTCCAGCGACCCGACGACCGCCCGCTCGCAGGGCGCCAGCCGGGCGACCAGCGCGGTCAACGCCGCCAAGGCCCTGGGCATCCCGGCCGGCAGCGCCATCTACAACGACATCGAGCAGTACCCGACCAGCGCCTCCTGCCGGGCGGCCGTGCTGTCGTACCTGTCGGGCTGGACCGTCCAGCTGCACGCCCTGGGCTACCTGTCCGGCATGTACTCCAGCGGCTCGTCCGGCGTCCTCGACGTCTGCAACGCCTACGACGACCCGCAGTACACCCGGCTCGACCACCTCTGGATCGCCTGGTGGAACGGCGTCGCCAACACCGCCGGCGGCCAGTACTGCGCCGACACGGCGTACCCGAACCATCAGCGCCTGCACCAGTACTCCGGTGACGTCACCGAGACCTGGGGCGGCGTCACGATCAAGATCGACCGCAACTACCTCGACGTCTCGACCGTCGTGACCGAGCCTCCGGCGGAGTGGAGCACGATCGTCGACAACTCCGACACGAGCCGGTTCACCGCCAGCGCGAGCTGGGGCACGTCGAGCTACTCGACCCAGCGCTACGGCGCGGACTACCGGTTCGCCGACCCGGTCGCGGCCAGCGACCCAGCCTGGTACAAGGTGAGCATCCCGGAGACGGCCACCTATGACGTCTCGGTCTGGTACCCGGCCAACACCGGCTACAACAGCGCGACGCCGTACGTCGTGGTCACCAGCACGGGCAGCCAGTCCGTCGTGGTGAGCCAGCAGGCCAGCGGCGGCCAGTGGGTGTCGCTGGGTGTCTTCACCCTCGCGGCCGGCGACTCCGACAAGGTCGGGGTGAGCCGGTGGACCACCGGCACCGGCTACGTCATCGCCGACGCGATCCGGGTGACCCGAGTCTGA
- a CDS encoding HoxN/HupN/NixA family nickel/cobalt transporter codes for MTAADQLQEILRSPGVPPLAFALAFAAGAGHAVTPGHGKSLAAAYLVGARARLRDAAWLGGSVAVMHTVSVLVIGLAWTFLSLSDVLPMGQLTTWLQLVAGVLVIGTGIWLIRRRLHGHRHGHGHGHGHGHPHDHSHPHDHAHEHEHEHPQPSGKRPGLILLGVSGGLTPSPAAFLVLVTGLFLGRAGFALLLVMTFGLGMAVVLFGVGALAVAGSSIVVRGARSRSLLRLATRVAPVVAAAGITVLGVGITVLATINLTTVT; via the coding sequence GTGACCGCCGCCGACCAGTTGCAGGAGATCCTGCGGTCGCCGGGCGTGCCGCCGCTGGCCTTCGCGCTCGCGTTCGCCGCCGGGGCCGGGCACGCGGTGACCCCCGGGCACGGCAAGAGCCTGGCGGCGGCGTACCTCGTGGGGGCGCGGGCGCGCCTGCGCGACGCCGCCTGGCTCGGCGGCTCGGTCGCCGTGATGCACACGGTGTCGGTGCTGGTCATCGGTCTGGCGTGGACGTTTCTGTCGCTGTCGGACGTCCTGCCGATGGGACAGCTGACGACCTGGTTGCAACTGGTCGCCGGCGTGCTGGTCATCGGGACCGGGATCTGGCTTATCCGGCGTCGGCTGCACGGTCATCGTCACGGTCACGGTCACGGTCACGGCCACGGTCATCCGCATGATCACAGCCATCCGCATGACCATGCCCATGAGCACGAGCACGAGCACCCGCAACCGTCGGGAAAGCGTCCGGGGCTGATCCTGCTGGGCGTCTCCGGCGGACTCACCCCGTCGCCGGCCGCCTTCCTGGTGCTGGTCACCGGCCTGTTTCTCGGCCGAGCCGGATTCGCCCTGCTGCTCGTCATGACCTTCGGCCTCGGCATGGCCGTCGTGCTGTTCGGCGTCGGCGCGCTCGCCGTCGCGGGCAGCTCGATCGTGGTCCGCGGCGCGCGGTCGCGATCGCTGCTCCGCCTGGCCACCCGGGTGGCCCCAGTTGTGGCCGCCGCCGGCATCACGGTGCTCGGCGTCGGCATCACCGTCCTGGCAACGATCAATCTCACCACCGTCACCTAA
- a CDS encoding carbohydrate-binding protein produces the protein MSHRLRTARRGTSVLRVVLASVLVAGFGATVPVSAGAQDVAAGTPPTVNLRDGQTLEGTVKLNAGPTTENDSVAALKVDGVTVDTAKTAGTAHLAFAMGGNGTEARYHNYLTVNGRTAEADRVYFPDIPGGQSAALDFPGDWLRTGVNTITVHAGANWVDSTNTAAVGYEVLPYGEGGRCPNYDDFPLTSIGLSLIGVVADGEQNAFSYTFGDGTCGSSPHLLTQDLTFVVSGEIGSTAGLSADLDTTTLANGEHAVTAATASGASTSVKVTVNNAPAGAAKVTPADGSRVRGTQPVIAALPTGTDGSVTSLNIDGAAAENPVSLATGTAVLGLTVEAGNSVEAKYHNYLLVNGNRVDLGGDYGVAGAEFVTVKFPHRFLHLGDNVIEVKTGDYNGTVNGATCANHDDFKLTRSSANLALTGAGIVTPGTAYIVSTATNGTVTKAEATTDSLALGDGTCGANKEAEFHFAVADAPTTATVETLGAGNAHLRMFIGGNGADSGFDNQVLINGIPLAMGIWEKETADLSFPNEWLTPGVNVVEFIAGSDHGSANGGCDNFDDYTLRDFELAPAGAKASLLTKQIAGANVTIGSSTYPTGSPVTVWVGDGSCRSNNNYVLDKTILFEVTTDDGGTPSALGRRADVNTASLADGAHQIKAVAGGKTATRQFTVDNTAPQIENSTPAEGQKLTATVALTVKVKDASGVVGTPVVKLDGTVVAEGSQIGHGLPAGAHTIAVTAADTLGNKATREIHFTSASIPDVPTDLTATVTGGTSPSATLTAKTPGADGTALTATFTKADVVLPTSGYQGTASAVPTTLDVAHDATVKVESLKPLDGQSIDTPSGRDVVFQRYDLAVGTAATPVLRWEGTIDPARVVALRVWQPSTQKWVVLTSARGQAGKSTVLAAQLGAEYRDGSTAHVLVTGEDPFADDLSPHDSTAQNDKDKFEDPSTYDFAIAHYTDTQYLTEGAAGGTYDDFDGTAEPTDLETAEEQAIWQAAYRSETQWIADNAASRKIAYTAHTGDVIENDYYDPLARKPDGSLLRPGLDEQVNRELQVASGFQGILDSNGLVNQVIAGNHDNQLGAETGPDSRFSKTFGASRYYQVAQGWPAGSEYHAWDEVTNPDGTVTPGKDNQNNYILFSAGGLDFVAVGLSYGVTPQEAKWADSIFKRYKDRNGILLSHDYLRPSTNPDGRGADFSAPDGSPLYKTVVEANPNVFLVLAGHEHGVGTNLKTKVGVTVTHDVVELLADYQFYTVSAGELWPGKIDANGDIDVNGDGTIDHKATDRLQFGASFLRLLQFDVARAELHIDTYSPFLNNFGATEYDIRQDGSQTKPRYNGSEDNLTLPVDLTTRKTSFSTDSLAAYVPSGTIGTDQVTANGTATATWTGLAPATSYGWIVTAESSDGGVAVAQPSVFRTTKGRPELTVTTIPVEWGTAATVSVKLAAAGVPVTGTVELREGDKVRGSAMLAGDTLTFPLPVGLSAGTHELTVSYSGNDQLESVQTPVTVTVNLPPAWNAGTQYKANAKVGYDGKAYLAAWASKNAKPGDPNGAWQELAMTEDGVAGWTPSRIFTAGDVVSYEGKTYKALWWTRNQKPGNPTGAWAEVAPTPPDNSPAAWTATTVYTAGDRVTFDRHVYEAKWWTRNQAPGAANGPWKLIK, from the coding sequence ATGTCGCACCGACTGCGTACGGCCCGGCGGGGGACTTCCGTCCTCCGGGTCGTGCTGGCGTCCGTGCTCGTCGCCGGATTCGGGGCTACTGTCCCCGTCTCCGCCGGCGCGCAGGACGTCGCGGCCGGCACCCCGCCGACCGTCAACCTGCGTGACGGGCAGACCCTGGAAGGCACCGTCAAGCTGAACGCCGGGCCGACGACCGAGAACGACTCGGTCGCCGCGCTCAAGGTCGATGGTGTCACCGTGGACACCGCGAAGACGGCCGGCACCGCGCACCTCGCCTTCGCCATGGGCGGCAACGGAACCGAGGCGCGGTACCACAACTACCTCACCGTCAACGGCCGTACCGCCGAGGCCGACCGGGTCTACTTCCCGGACATCCCCGGTGGGCAGAGCGCCGCCCTCGACTTCCCCGGCGACTGGCTGCGTACCGGGGTCAACACGATCACCGTCCACGCCGGAGCGAACTGGGTCGACTCCACCAACACCGCCGCTGTCGGCTACGAAGTCCTCCCGTACGGCGAAGGCGGCCGCTGCCCGAACTACGACGACTTCCCGTTGACCAGCATCGGGCTGAGTCTGATCGGGGTCGTCGCCGACGGCGAGCAGAACGCCTTCAGTTACACCTTCGGCGACGGCACCTGCGGCAGCTCGCCGCACCTGCTCACGCAGGACCTGACCTTCGTCGTCTCCGGCGAGATCGGCAGCACCGCCGGGCTCAGCGCCGACCTCGACACCACCACCCTGGCCAACGGCGAGCACGCCGTCACCGCCGCGACGGCGTCGGGTGCGAGCACCTCGGTCAAGGTCACCGTCAACAACGCCCCGGCCGGCGCCGCCAAGGTGACCCCGGCCGACGGCTCTCGCGTACGCGGGACGCAGCCGGTCATCGCCGCCCTGCCGACCGGGACCGACGGCTCGGTGACGTCGCTGAACATCGACGGAGCCGCCGCCGAGAACCCCGTGTCGCTGGCAACCGGGACGGCCGTCCTCGGCCTGACCGTCGAGGCGGGCAACTCGGTCGAGGCGAAGTACCACAACTATCTGCTGGTCAACGGCAACCGGGTGGATCTCGGCGGCGACTACGGCGTGGCCGGCGCGGAGTTCGTCACGGTGAAGTTCCCGCACCGGTTCCTGCACCTGGGCGACAACGTCATCGAGGTGAAGACCGGCGACTACAACGGCACCGTGAACGGCGCGACCTGCGCCAACCACGACGACTTCAAGCTCACCCGCAGCTCGGCGAACCTCGCGCTGACCGGCGCGGGCATTGTCACGCCGGGGACGGCGTACATCGTCTCGACCGCGACGAACGGCACGGTGACCAAGGCCGAGGCGACGACGGACTCGCTCGCGCTCGGCGACGGTACCTGCGGCGCGAACAAGGAGGCGGAGTTCCACTTCGCCGTCGCGGACGCCCCGACCACCGCCACGGTCGAGACGCTCGGTGCCGGCAACGCCCACCTGCGCATGTTCATCGGCGGCAACGGCGCGGACAGCGGCTTCGACAACCAGGTCCTGATCAACGGCATCCCGCTGGCGATGGGCATCTGGGAGAAGGAGACCGCCGACCTGTCCTTCCCGAACGAGTGGCTGACCCCGGGCGTCAACGTCGTCGAGTTCATCGCGGGCAGCGACCACGGCAGCGCCAACGGCGGCTGTGACAACTTCGACGACTACACCCTGCGCGATTTCGAGCTGGCTCCGGCCGGCGCGAAGGCGTCCCTGCTGACCAAGCAGATCGCGGGCGCAAACGTCACCATCGGCTCGTCGACCTATCCGACCGGCAGCCCGGTGACCGTCTGGGTCGGCGACGGCTCCTGCCGCAGCAACAACAACTACGTCCTCGACAAGACGATCCTGTTCGAGGTCACTACCGACGACGGCGGTACGCCCTCCGCGCTCGGCCGCCGCGCCGACGTGAACACCGCCTCGCTGGCCGATGGCGCGCACCAGATCAAGGCGGTGGCCGGCGGCAAGACCGCGACACGACAGTTCACTGTGGACAACACTGCGCCCCAGATCGAGAACAGCACGCCGGCCGAGGGTCAGAAGCTCACCGCGACGGTGGCGCTGACGGTCAAGGTCAAGGACGCCTCCGGCGTCGTCGGCACACCGGTCGTCAAGCTCGACGGCACGGTGGTCGCCGAGGGTTCCCAGATCGGCCACGGCCTGCCGGCCGGAGCGCACACGATCGCCGTCACCGCGGCCGACACCCTCGGCAACAAGGCGACCCGGGAGATCCACTTCACCAGCGCGAGCATCCCGGACGTGCCCACCGACCTGACCGCGACCGTCACCGGCGGCACCTCGCCGTCGGCGACGCTGACGGCCAAGACGCCAGGCGCCGACGGCACCGCCCTGACGGCGACCTTCACCAAGGCCGACGTGGTCCTGCCGACCTCGGGTTACCAGGGCACGGCCTCGGCCGTCCCGACCACGCTCGACGTAGCGCACGACGCCACCGTCAAGGTCGAGTCGCTCAAGCCGCTCGACGGCCAGAGCATCGACACGCCGTCCGGCCGCGACGTCGTCTTCCAGCGCTACGACCTCGCCGTCGGCACCGCCGCGACGCCGGTACTGCGCTGGGAGGGCACCATCGACCCGGCCCGGGTCGTGGCGCTGCGGGTCTGGCAGCCCTCCACGCAGAAGTGGGTGGTGCTCACCAGCGCCCGGGGTCAGGCCGGCAAGTCGACCGTGCTGGCCGCGCAACTGGGCGCGGAGTACCGCGACGGCTCGACCGCGCACGTCCTGGTCACGGGCGAGGACCCGTTCGCCGACGACCTGTCGCCGCACGACTCGACCGCGCAGAACGACAAGGACAAGTTCGAGGACCCGAGCACCTACGACTTCGCGATCGCGCACTACACCGACACGCAGTACCTCACCGAGGGTGCGGCGGGCGGCACCTACGACGACTTCGACGGCACGGCCGAGCCGACCGATCTGGAGACGGCGGAGGAACAGGCGATCTGGCAGGCGGCGTACCGCTCGGAGACGCAGTGGATCGCCGACAACGCGGCCAGCCGCAAGATCGCGTACACCGCGCACACCGGTGACGTGATCGAGAACGACTACTACGACCCGCTGGCCAGGAAGCCGGACGGCTCGCTCCTGCGGCCGGGCCTCGACGAGCAGGTCAACCGGGAACTCCAGGTCGCCTCGGGCTTCCAGGGCATCCTCGACAGCAACGGCCTGGTGAACCAGGTCATCGCCGGAAACCACGACAACCAGCTGGGCGCCGAGACCGGACCGGATTCGCGGTTCAGCAAGACGTTCGGCGCGAGCCGCTACTACCAGGTGGCGCAGGGCTGGCCGGCCGGTTCCGAGTACCACGCCTGGGACGAGGTGACCAACCCCGACGGGACGGTCACCCCGGGCAAGGACAACCAGAACAACTACATCCTGTTCTCGGCGGGCGGCCTCGACTTCGTCGCGGTCGGGCTCTCCTACGGCGTGACGCCGCAGGAGGCCAAGTGGGCGGACTCGATCTTCAAGCGGTACAAGGACCGCAACGGGATCCTGCTGTCCCACGACTACCTGCGGCCGTCGACCAACCCCGACGGGCGGGGCGCGGACTTCTCCGCGCCGGACGGCTCGCCGCTGTACAAGACGGTCGTCGAGGCCAACCCCAACGTCTTCCTGGTCCTCGCCGGGCACGAGCACGGGGTCGGCACGAACCTGAAGACGAAGGTCGGCGTCACCGTCACCCACGACGTGGTGGAGCTGCTGGCGGACTACCAGTTCTACACGGTCTCGGCCGGTGAGCTGTGGCCCGGCAAGATCGACGCCAACGGCGACATCGACGTCAACGGCGACGGCACGATCGACCACAAGGCGACCGACCGGCTGCAATTCGGCGCGAGCTTCCTGCGCCTGCTCCAGTTCGACGTCGCGCGGGCCGAGCTGCACATCGACACGTACTCGCCGTTCCTGAACAACTTCGGGGCGACCGAGTACGACATCCGGCAGGACGGCAGCCAGACCAAGCCGCGCTACAACGGCTCGGAGGACAACCTGACGCTGCCGGTCGACCTGACGACCCGCAAGACGTCGTTCTCGACCGACTCGCTGGCGGCGTACGTGCCGTCCGGGACGATCGGGACGGATCAGGTCACGGCGAACGGCACCGCCACGGCGACCTGGACCGGGCTGGCCCCGGCGACCTCGTACGGCTGGATCGTCACGGCGGAGAGCAGCGACGGCGGTGTCGCGGTCGCTCAGCCGTCCGTGTTCCGCACGACGAAGGGCCGCCCGGAGCTGACCGTCACCACCATCCCGGTGGAGTGGGGGACCGCGGCCACCGTGTCCGTCAAGCTCGCCGCCGCTGGTGTGCCGGTGACCGGCACGGTCGAGCTGCGGGAAGGCGACAAGGTACGCGGTTCGGCGATGCTGGCCGGCGACACGCTGACGTTCCCGCTGCCGGTCGGCCTGTCCGCCGGTACGCACGAGCTGACGGTGTCCTACTCGGGCAACGACCAGCTCGAGTCGGTGCAGACCCCGGTCACGGTGACGGTGAACCTGCCGCCGGCGTGGAACGCGGGTACGCAGTACAAGGCCAACGCCAAGGTCGGCTACGACGGCAAGGCGTACCTGGCCGCGTGGGCGTCGAAGAACGCCAAGCCCGGGGACCCGAACGGCGCCTGGCAGGAACTGGCGATGACCGAGGACGGCGTGGCCGGCTGGACGCCGTCGCGGATCTTCACCGCCGGTGACGTCGTGTCCTACGAGGGCAAGACGTACAAGGCGCTGTGGTGGACGCGCAACCAGAAGCCGGGCAACCCGACCGGGGCGTGGGCCGAGGTGGCTCCGACCCCACCGGACAACAGCCCGGCGGCCTGGACGGCGACCACCGTCTACACCGCCGGTGACCGGGTGACCTTCGACCGCCACGTCTACGAGGCCAAGTGGTGGACCCGCAACCAGGCTCCGGGCGCCGCGAACGGCCCCTGGAAGCTGATCAAGTAA